A genomic region of Chlorobaculum parvum NCIB 8327 contains the following coding sequences:
- a CDS encoding nitrilase-related carbon-nitrogen hydrolase, protein MLKAKLRIVQSDCTLANFDENLESHVKAIEQAIRDGVEAIVFPELSLTGYNVQDAAQDMAMHIEDHRLAPLRELSREITVICGGIELSDDYGVYNSAFMFEDGIGKSVHRKIYLPTYGMFEELRYFSAGRQVEAVPSRRLGKIGVAICEDFWHMSVPYLLAHQGAKLLLVLMSSPLRLSPGEGMPSIVSQWQTIASTSAFLFSCYVACVNRVGNEDSFTYWGNSALTAPDGSNVASAPMFSEHQLDALIDYSLVKRVRLQSSHFLDEDIKLFASELEDLMSAKRRG, encoded by the coding sequence ATGCTCAAAGCCAAGCTCAGAATCGTTCAGTCGGACTGCACGCTCGCCAATTTCGACGAGAACCTCGAAAGCCACGTCAAGGCGATCGAACAGGCCATCAGGGATGGAGTCGAGGCGATCGTTTTTCCTGAACTCTCACTCACCGGCTATAACGTGCAGGATGCCGCACAGGACATGGCGATGCACATCGAGGACCACAGGCTCGCCCCGCTTCGGGAGCTGAGCCGCGAAATTACGGTTATCTGTGGGGGAATCGAGCTGAGTGACGACTACGGAGTCTATAATTCGGCATTCATGTTCGAGGACGGAATAGGCAAGAGCGTGCACCGCAAAATCTACCTGCCGACCTACGGCATGTTCGAGGAGCTGCGCTATTTTTCGGCGGGACGTCAGGTCGAGGCTGTGCCGTCACGGCGGCTCGGAAAAATCGGCGTGGCAATCTGCGAGGATTTCTGGCATATGTCGGTGCCCTATCTGCTGGCCCATCAGGGCGCGAAGCTGCTGCTGGTGCTGATGTCGAGCCCGCTCCGGCTTTCGCCCGGCGAGGGTATGCCCTCCATCGTCTCGCAGTGGCAAACCATCGCTTCGACCAGCGCGTTTTTGTTCAGCTGCTACGTGGCCTGCGTCAACCGGGTGGGCAACGAAGACAGCTTCACCTACTGGGGCAACTCTGCACTCACCGCGCCGGACGGTTCAAACGTTGCCAGCGCACCGATGTTCAGCGAACACCAGCTTGACGCACTGATCGACTATTCACTGGTCAAGCGGGTACGCCTCCAGTCCTCGCACTTCCTCGACGAGGACATCAAGCTGTTTGCCTCGGAGCTGGAAGATCTGATGAGCGCGAAGCGACGGGGGTGA
- the ispE gene encoding 4-(cytidine 5'-diphospho)-2-C-methyl-D-erythritol kinase produces MKHFSVKACAKINLGLLITSRRDDGYHTLETIFAPIEWHDTLEFTESDKIGMECTNLDLPVDDTNLCIRAAKALQDYAGISKGVSMKLVKRVPFGAGLGGGSSDAAATLNALCRLWEIDVPSAVLHRLAVKLGADVPYFLEMKGLAYASGIGEELEDLSLALPWHVVTVFPEVQVPTAWAYKNFHRQFERPVPDLKALVRRLCDDRDLSVLDAFENDFGSVVFENYPVVSQVRDTLEASGAQFVSLSGSGSAVYALFENRALADETAEEMAGKFRVNVTPAGFRME; encoded by the coding sequence ATGAAGCATTTTTCGGTCAAAGCCTGCGCTAAAATCAATCTCGGTCTGCTCATTACCAGCCGCCGGGATGATGGCTACCACACCCTTGAAACGATCTTTGCGCCTATCGAGTGGCACGATACGCTCGAGTTCACCGAATCGGATAAAATCGGCATGGAATGCACCAACCTCGATCTGCCGGTTGATGACACCAACCTCTGCATCCGCGCGGCCAAAGCGTTGCAGGATTATGCCGGGATCAGCAAGGGCGTGTCGATGAAGCTCGTCAAGCGCGTGCCCTTCGGCGCTGGCCTCGGCGGCGGCAGCAGCGATGCTGCGGCGACGCTGAACGCGCTCTGCCGCCTCTGGGAAATCGACGTGCCCTCGGCAGTGTTGCACCGCCTTGCCGTGAAGCTCGGTGCTGATGTGCCCTATTTTCTTGAGATGAAGGGACTGGCTTACGCATCCGGAATAGGCGAGGAGCTGGAGGATCTGTCTCTCGCCCTGCCGTGGCATGTGGTCACCGTGTTTCCAGAGGTGCAGGTGCCGACCGCCTGGGCTTACAAGAATTTCCATCGCCAGTTCGAGCGGCCAGTGCCTGATCTGAAAGCGCTCGTTCGCCGCCTCTGCGATGACCGTGATCTGTCTGTGCTCGATGCGTTCGAGAACGACTTCGGTTCTGTGGTGTTCGAGAACTATCCGGTGGTGAGCCAGGTGCGTGACACGCTTGAGGCATCCGGAGCGCAGTTCGTCTCGCTCTCCGGCAGCGGCTCGGCGGTCTACGCGCTGTTCGAGAATCGGGCTTTGGCCGATGAAACCGCCGAGGAGATGGCCGGTAAGTTCCGTGTCAATGTTACCCCTGCAGGTTTCCGGATGGAGTGA
- a CDS encoding SPOR domain-containing protein, producing the protein MLKLRSLPLTVLLLMAGMLTGRPNTAVLAEEVSHASEIVQYVKEDKVYLLEKIRGQITKPSEKLLVRALLTEDGPQAAALYREQLEKYPDPQLDPISRRRLNAYQQAVATSAGLPVMPIKGSVAPKPVVTAAPLPTQPNVSALPAAAPATAPADSVVPKPSAPAASDGPFTLQFGSFDSITNADQLVAQLASRAPASVRLINGIYKVRMNRTFNSRQEAAAFGRTMPIESIVVPAQP; encoded by the coding sequence ATGCTCAAGCTCCGTAGCCTTCCGCTGACTGTTTTGCTCCTCATGGCAGGGATGTTGACAGGCCGTCCAAACACGGCGGTTTTGGCCGAAGAAGTTTCGCACGCATCTGAAATTGTTCAGTACGTGAAGGAAGATAAGGTTTATTTACTGGAAAAAATCCGCGGCCAGATAACAAAGCCCTCGGAAAAGCTGCTGGTTCGGGCGTTGCTGACCGAAGACGGCCCTCAAGCCGCTGCGCTCTATCGCGAGCAGCTCGAGAAGTATCCCGACCCCCAGCTCGACCCGATCAGCCGCCGCAGACTGAACGCCTACCAGCAGGCAGTCGCTACATCGGCGGGCTTGCCGGTCATGCCAATCAAAGGCTCGGTCGCCCCGAAGCCAGTGGTAACAGCAGCTCCACTGCCGACGCAACCGAACGTCAGCGCACTCCCGGCAGCTGCACCTGCCACCGCACCTGCGGACTCTGTTGTGCCGAAGCCGAGCGCTCCGGCCGCAAGCGATGGCCCCTTTACGCTCCAGTTTGGAAGCTTCGACAGCATCACCAACGCCGATCAGCTCGTCGCGCAACTCGCCTCCAGAGCCCCGGCTTCGGTGCGGCTGATCAACGGCATTTACAAAGTCCGGATGAACCGTACCTTTAACTCACGCCAGGAGGCTGCGGCGTTCGGGCGCACGATGCCAATTGAGTCGATCGTGGTTCCCGCCCAGCCATGA
- a CDS encoding sigma-54 interaction domain-containing protein has product MKKEFDIIGRSQAILQLKELALQVAATDVTVLITGETGSGKEVLSRFIHEHSRRVGKSFIPVNCGAIPSGILESELFGHEKGAFTGAVQARKGYFESADKGTIFLDEIGEMPLETQVKLLRIIETGQFQRVGSSETISIDTRIIAATNRNLTQEVTEKNFREDLYYRLRSVELHLPPLRERGSDILMLAEHFVHEFERKHGIAFQGFSHDSGELLLRYPWPGNVRELRNLIESLLILERGKEITPDLLEKHLIQRSRHKSLVHDPGKSDKNEMHLIYSSLIQLRQEIGEIRQMLQQTLMSRPATSSPLLLPPSSAQAPTPAAPAAEVMPLEEIEKRAIAEALATFEGNKRRTAQALGINERTLYRKIKEYGL; this is encoded by the coding sequence ATGAAGAAGGAATTCGATATCATCGGCCGTTCTCAGGCAATTCTTCAGCTTAAAGAGCTCGCTTTGCAGGTAGCCGCGACCGACGTTACGGTGCTCATCACCGGCGAAACCGGTTCGGGCAAGGAGGTGCTCTCGCGCTTTATCCACGAGCACAGCCGGCGGGTTGGCAAGAGCTTTATTCCGGTCAACTGCGGCGCGATTCCATCGGGCATTCTCGAATCGGAGCTGTTCGGCCACGAGAAGGGCGCGTTCACCGGGGCGGTGCAGGCACGAAAGGGCTATTTCGAAAGCGCCGACAAGGGCACGATCTTTCTGGATGAAATCGGTGAAATGCCGCTTGAAACACAGGTAAAACTCCTGCGCATCATCGAAACCGGTCAGTTCCAGCGGGTTGGCTCCTCTGAAACGATCTCCATCGATACCCGTATCATCGCGGCCACGAACCGGAACCTTACGCAGGAGGTCACCGAAAAGAATTTCAGGGAGGATCTTTACTACCGCCTGCGAAGCGTCGAACTGCATCTTCCGCCGCTCAGGGAGAGGGGCAGCGATATTCTGATGCTGGCCGAGCATTTCGTGCACGAGTTCGAACGCAAGCACGGCATTGCGTTTCAGGGGTTCAGCCACGATTCGGGCGAACTGCTGTTGCGTTACCCGTGGCCGGGTAATGTCAGGGAGCTGCGCAACCTGATCGAATCGCTGCTTATTCTTGAAAGGGGCAAAGAGATCACGCCTGACCTCCTCGAAAAGCACCTGATTCAGCGAAGCCGCCACAAAAGCCTGGTCCACGACCCTGGCAAATCGGACAAAAACGAGATGCACCTCATTTACAGCAGCCTCATTCAGCTGCGGCAGGAGATCGGTGAAATCCGGCAGATGCTGCAACAGACGCTCATGTCGCGCCCGGCGACGAGCAGTCCCCTGCTCCTGCCCCCATCATCCGCCCAAGCTCCTACGCCAGCCGCGCCAGCCGCCGAGGTGATGCCGCTTGAAGAAATTGAAAAGCGCGCCATTGCCGAAGCTCTTGCAACCTTCGAAGGCAACAAACGCAGAACAGCCCAGGCCCTCGGAATCAACGAGCGGACGCTCTATCGCAAGATCAAGGAATATGGATTGTAG
- the lnt gene encoding apolipoprotein N-acyltransferase — protein MNAAGREIMHHPFFRNFSLPLLSGLLLGISFPTWPSVHLEPLAWIALVPLLLSLEHEERFGLYFRKVWAAMLLFCLVSLWWVCLATFVGGVLTVFAQSLFSTLPLLLFYYLQKRAGYRFALLALPFVWTGWEWAYMQQDLSLGWLTLGNTQANLLWMVQYADLFGVWGISFWVVTFNVCVLLLFRANSTRPVRASIILLMAAMIAAPLIYARYAFDEADSQKDISTVRVALVQPDIDPHEKWGEIGWSQTLFRLYSQTGQVMDTASRPDLVIWPETAIPFYILDPLNKPYMNSLRRMVERWQTPLLTGVPDAEPLDTRYGSGDAAAADDSQPEAYATYNASMLLLPGDEPVQIYRKMRLVPFGERVPYSEYLPWLEKLSFSLSGISSWQKGQKATVMTFTTVQGRPVRMANIICYESIFPGLVSRFVRNGAQFLTLVTNDGWYGTSYGPWQHAAIGRLRCIENRRAMARCANTGVTLFYDDCGRSYGQIPWWQLSVTTADVPLETGLTFYTQHPDLVPYACLGISGMFLLVAVVRKRVV, from the coding sequence ATGAATGCTGCTGGCCGGGAGATTATGCATCACCCGTTTTTCAGAAACTTTTCCCTGCCGCTCCTGAGCGGTCTTCTTCTCGGCATTTCGTTTCCTACCTGGCCGTCGGTTCATCTTGAGCCGTTAGCCTGGATCGCGCTCGTGCCGCTGCTCTTGTCGCTGGAGCACGAGGAGCGTTTCGGTCTCTATTTCCGAAAGGTTTGGGCTGCGATGCTGCTGTTCTGCCTTGTCAGTCTCTGGTGGGTGTGCCTTGCCACTTTCGTCGGGGGCGTTCTGACCGTTTTTGCCCAGTCTCTTTTTTCAACCTTGCCGCTCCTGCTGTTTTATTATTTGCAAAAGCGGGCGGGCTACCGTTTTGCTTTGCTGGCGCTACCGTTCGTCTGGACGGGTTGGGAGTGGGCCTACATGCAGCAGGATCTGTCACTCGGATGGCTGACGCTCGGTAATACGCAGGCCAACCTGCTCTGGATGGTGCAGTATGCTGACTTGTTCGGCGTATGGGGCATCAGCTTTTGGGTGGTGACCTTCAATGTTTGCGTCTTGTTGCTTTTCAGAGCAAACTCCACCCGCCCGGTGCGCGCCAGCATTATCCTGCTCATGGCAGCCATGATTGCTGCACCGCTCATCTACGCACGGTACGCCTTCGATGAAGCTGATAGCCAGAAAGATATTTCCACAGTTCGGGTGGCGTTGGTTCAGCCCGATATCGATCCGCATGAAAAGTGGGGAGAGATTGGCTGGAGTCAGACCCTTTTTCGTCTCTACAGCCAGACCGGTCAGGTTATGGATACTGCTTCTCGTCCCGATCTGGTCATTTGGCCGGAGACGGCAATTCCGTTTTACATTCTCGATCCGCTCAACAAGCCGTACATGAATTCTCTCCGGCGCATGGTCGAGCGCTGGCAGACACCCTTGCTGACCGGGGTGCCCGATGCGGAGCCTCTTGACACCCGGTATGGTTCGGGAGACGCAGCTGCTGCCGACGACAGTCAGCCAGAAGCTTATGCCACGTATAATGCTTCGATGCTTTTGCTGCCCGGCGACGAGCCAGTGCAGATCTATCGGAAAATGCGGCTTGTGCCTTTCGGGGAGCGGGTTCCTTACTCGGAATATCTGCCCTGGCTGGAGAAGCTTAGTTTTTCCCTTTCCGGCATTTCGAGCTGGCAAAAAGGGCAGAAGGCTACGGTTATGACCTTCACAACGGTACAGGGGCGCCCCGTCAGGATGGCCAATATTATCTGCTATGAATCGATTTTTCCCGGTCTGGTCAGCCGTTTTGTAAGGAACGGCGCGCAATTCCTGACGCTGGTGACCAACGATGGCTGGTATGGCACATCGTACGGCCCGTGGCAGCACGCAGCTATCGGACGGCTTCGTTGCATCGAAAACCGCCGGGCGATGGCCCGTTGCGCCAACACCGGCGTCACGCTTTTTTATGATGATTGCGGGCGGAGTTACGGGCAGATTCCGTGGTGGCAGCTTTCGGTGACAACCGCTGATGTTCCCCTCGAAACCGGGTTAACCTTCTACACGCAGCATCCCGATCTGGTGCCATACGCCTGCCTGGGAATCTCAGGTATGTTTTTGCTGGTGGCGGTAGTTCGAAAAAGGGTGGTCTGA
- a CDS encoding bacteriochlorophyll a protein, with product MALFGSNDVTTAHSDYEIVLEGGSSSWGKVKARAKVNVPPASPLLPADCNVKLNVKPLDPAKGFVRISAVIESIVDSTKNKLTIEADIANETKERRISVGEGMVSVGDFSHTFSFEGSVVNMYYYRSDAVRRNVPNPIYMQGRQFHDILMKVPLENNDLIDTWEGTRQSMGTGAFGDWIREFWFIGPAFTALNEGGQRISKIEVNGMNTESGPKGPVGVSRWRFSHGGSGMVDSISRWAELFPADKLNRPASVEAGFRSDSQGIEVKVDGDFPGVSVDAGGGLRRILNHPLIPLVHHGMVGKFNNFNVDAQLKVVLPKGYKVRYAAPQFRSQNLEEYRWSGGAYARWVEHVCKGGVGQFEVLYAQ from the coding sequence ATGGCTCTTTTCGGCTCAAACGACGTGACGACCGCCCATTCCGATTACGAAATCGTACTTGAAGGCGGTTCAAGCTCCTGGGGGAAGGTGAAGGCTCGGGCGAAGGTAAATGTTCCTCCTGCCAGCCCGTTGCTTCCTGCAGACTGCAATGTCAAGCTGAATGTAAAACCGCTCGATCCCGCAAAAGGTTTCGTCCGCATCTCGGCCGTCATCGAATCGATCGTTGACAGCACCAAGAACAAGCTGACCATCGAAGCCGACATCGCCAACGAAACCAAGGAGAGAAGAATCTCCGTCGGTGAAGGTATGGTATCGGTTGGCGACTTCAGCCACACCTTCTCATTCGAAGGTTCCGTCGTGAACATGTACTACTACCGTTCAGACGCCGTCCGCCGCAACGTGCCCAACCCGATCTACATGCAGGGCCGTCAGTTCCATGACATCCTCATGAAAGTTCCGCTCGAAAACAACGACCTTATCGACACTTGGGAAGGTACCAGGCAGTCGATGGGAACCGGGGCTTTTGGTGATTGGATCCGTGAGTTCTGGTTCATCGGTCCCGCCTTTACCGCACTGAACGAAGGTGGTCAGAGGATTTCCAAGATCGAGGTCAATGGCATGAACACCGAGAGCGGCCCCAAAGGTCCGGTTGGCGTTTCCAGGTGGCGTTTCTCGCACGGCGGTTCCGGTATGGTTGACTCCATCTCCCGCTGGGCAGAGCTCTTCCCGGCCGACAAACTCAACAGGCCGGCATCGGTCGAAGCTGGATTCCGTTCCGACTCGCAGGGTATCGAAGTCAAGGTTGACGGCGACTTCCCAGGCGTATCGGTAGATGCTGGAGGCGGCCTCCGCAGAATCCTCAACCACCCGCTCATTCCGCTGGTTCACCACGGCATGGTCGGCAAGTTCAACAACTTCAACGTTGACGCACAGCTCAAAGTTGTGCTGCCGAAGGGTTACAAAGTGCGCTATGCAGCTCCTCAGTTCCGCTCGCAAAACCTTGAAGAGTATCGCTGGAGCGGTGGTGCTTATGCCCGTTGGGTTGAGCACGTCTGCAAAGGTGGCGTCGGCCAGTTCGAAGTCCTTTACGCTCAGTAA
- a CDS encoding MerR family transcriptional regulator translates to MAFESSKSYYSIGEVSRISGIPAYLLRYWEEFFSELAPARDTRGNRRYTNRDIAMVLNIKELVYEKGFKLNKASQMIKNGKGADQGADHKTNEILKLQKQLSREQQQFEISDERRRTLLLEIKDEIEEILELMG, encoded by the coding sequence ATGGCCTTTGAATCATCAAAAAGTTATTACTCGATCGGTGAAGTGAGCCGGATTTCCGGCATTCCCGCCTACCTGCTCCGCTATTGGGAGGAGTTTTTCAGCGAGCTTGCTCCAGCAAGGGATACCAGAGGTAACCGTCGATACACCAACCGCGATATTGCAATGGTGCTCAATATCAAGGAGCTGGTATACGAAAAAGGCTTCAAGCTCAACAAGGCAAGCCAGATGATCAAGAACGGTAAGGGAGCTGATCAGGGGGCAGATCATAAAACCAACGAGATTCTCAAGCTTCAGAAACAGCTTTCCAGAGAGCAGCAGCAATTTGAAATCAGTGACGAGCGGCGTCGCACGCTTTTGCTTGAAATCAAGGACGAAATCGAAGAGATTCTGGAGCTAATGGGGTGA
- a CDS encoding ABC transporter ATP-binding protein — protein sequence MKNLLALRPYLFRYRKSLAAGIVCVIITNFFAVAAPRYLGEAIDLMGRPFEMHEILHKTGLYLLFAALSGLFLYLVRQLIIVTSRHIEFDLKNDYYSHLQTLSSSFYDNTGSGELISRGTNDLNAVRDFLGPGIMYSINTLFRLLFAVGAMISISPVLTLLALLPAPLLSWSVYRTGVSIQKRSREIQENYAAITNLVQENISGIRVVRNYNREEYETGRFEKFNKSYYDKNLQLGRIQARFMALLTALTALSLIPVIWFGGFKVMQGNMSIGNIAQFLIYVTMLSWPIISIGWVTNIIQKAAAAQGRLQEIFDTKPDINEPQKTATKPAPVSSLKGELVFEHVRFAYPSQPDKAVLEDISFTVRPGTKLAIVGATGSGKSTLVNLIPRLYDPAEGRILIDGHDIKTLSLADIRRTIGFVPQSNFLFSDTIRNNIDFGSNAVGVDVIEASRIAMLHDDVEDFPDGFETMLGEKGINLSGGQKQRACIARALRWNPSILVLDDALSAVDTSTEARIFDGLLEKLPDTTVVLISHRISTVRNCDRIIVLHDGKIAESGTHEELLANGRYYADLYIQQMLEEEISALS from the coding sequence ATGAAAAATCTGCTGGCCCTGCGCCCATATCTTTTTCGCTACCGCAAATCTCTTGCTGCAGGGATCGTGTGCGTCATCATCACCAACTTCTTCGCGGTGGCGGCTCCCCGCTATCTCGGCGAAGCGATCGACCTGATGGGCCGTCCGTTCGAGATGCATGAAATTCTCCACAAGACCGGCCTCTACCTGCTGTTCGCCGCCCTCAGCGGACTATTCCTCTATCTGGTTCGCCAGCTCATTATCGTAACGTCGAGACATATCGAGTTCGATCTGAAAAACGACTACTACAGCCACCTGCAAACTCTTTCGAGCTCGTTTTACGACAACACCGGTTCGGGCGAACTGATCTCGCGGGGTACCAACGACCTGAACGCTGTACGCGACTTTCTCGGACCCGGCATCATGTACTCGATCAACACGCTCTTCCGATTGCTCTTCGCCGTAGGAGCCATGATCTCGATCTCGCCCGTTCTGACCCTGCTTGCGCTGCTGCCCGCACCGCTCTTGAGCTGGTCTGTCTATCGGACAGGCGTGTCGATCCAGAAGCGCTCGCGTGAGATTCAGGAAAACTACGCGGCCATCACCAATCTCGTGCAGGAGAACATCTCGGGAATCCGGGTGGTGCGCAACTACAATCGCGAGGAGTACGAAACCGGTCGGTTCGAGAAGTTCAACAAGAGCTATTACGACAAAAACCTTCAGCTCGGCAGAATCCAGGCCCGCTTCATGGCGCTGCTGACCGCGCTCACCGCCCTGTCGCTCATTCCGGTTATCTGGTTTGGCGGCTTCAAGGTGATGCAAGGCAACATGAGCATTGGAAACATCGCTCAGTTCCTTATCTACGTTACGATGCTGAGCTGGCCGATCATTTCGATCGGCTGGGTGACCAACATCATCCAGAAAGCCGCCGCCGCACAAGGCCGATTGCAGGAGATTTTCGATACAAAGCCGGACATCAACGAGCCGCAAAAAACTGCCACGAAGCCTGCACCCGTATCATCGCTGAAAGGCGAGCTTGTGTTCGAGCATGTGCGCTTCGCCTATCCGTCGCAGCCGGACAAAGCGGTGCTCGAAGATATTTCGTTCACAGTGCGGCCCGGCACCAAGCTGGCCATCGTCGGTGCGACCGGAAGCGGAAAATCGACGCTGGTCAACCTCATCCCTCGCCTGTACGATCCGGCGGAAGGGCGGATTTTGATCGACGGGCACGACATCAAAACGCTGTCGCTTGCCGACATCCGGCGCACCATCGGCTTCGTGCCGCAGTCGAACTTCCTTTTCTCGGACACCATCCGCAACAACATCGATTTCGGCAGCAACGCGGTAGGGGTTGACGTCATCGAGGCGAGCCGCATCGCAATGCTGCACGACGATGTCGAAGATTTTCCAGACGGTTTCGAGACGATGCTCGGCGAGAAGGGCATCAATCTCTCGGGCGGCCAGAAACAGCGCGCCTGCATCGCACGGGCGCTCCGCTGGAATCCGTCAATCCTCGTGCTCGACGACGCCCTTTCAGCGGTCGATACCTCCACAGAAGCCCGCATCTTCGACGGCCTGCTCGAAAAGCTGCCGGACACCACCGTGGTGCTCATCAGCCACCGCATTTCGACAGTCCGGAACTGTGACCGCATCATCGTGCTGCACGATGGCAAAATCGCCGAAAGCGGCACCCATGAAGAGCTGCTTGCCAACGGCCGCTATTACGCCGACCTCTACATACAGCAAATGCTCGAAGAAGAGATCAGTGCTCTGAGCTGA
- a CDS encoding B12-binding domain-containing radical SAM protein, giving the protein MSDTSRTRSVLLIFVQASSGVDGAASLEGTPKSGLALLKDRAMSAVIKRAQFAIPPLSLMILSSVEVPGIRQEICDLRFDKLPLDKPWDLVGISVQTGAVKPAIEVASLFRERGVPVVLGGPYVSIFPDRCREHGDTLVIGEADDLWREVLEDLRRGALKPEYRQGAFPDLSAPRPVDKSALQINRYFTTNVVQTTRGCPYSCDFCNVHVMNGHKLRHRPVAEVVREVEQFLKQDRRIFFFLDDTVNADEAYASELFSKLIPFNIKWVGQATTLLGENPKLLDIFARSGCGALLVGIESLADESNRAHHKFHNPAERQVRCIQEIRKAGICVYGSFIYGLDGDTLAMPERIDAFIDEAGVDVPGINLLRPIPGTGVFDRLATEGRLLHPSYDHDAFRFSWGQEMLYLPKQMSLDEFIPSYTELTSKVFTPRRAIERAMRAPTLRSAVLMFNMLYVHMYGLSRKDLRRQLAELSSEH; this is encoded by the coding sequence ATGAGCGACACGTCTCGAACCCGTTCGGTTCTCCTCATCTTCGTGCAGGCCTCCAGCGGCGTGGATGGCGCGGCTTCGCTCGAAGGGACGCCCAAATCCGGACTCGCTCTCCTGAAAGATCGAGCTATGAGCGCCGTCATCAAGCGGGCGCAGTTTGCCATTCCGCCGCTCTCGCTCATGATTCTCAGCTCGGTTGAAGTGCCCGGCATCCGGCAGGAGATTTGTGATTTGCGTTTCGACAAGCTACCGCTCGACAAGCCGTGGGATCTGGTCGGCATCAGCGTCCAGACCGGCGCGGTCAAACCTGCTATCGAGGTCGCCTCGCTGTTTCGTGAGCGCGGCGTGCCGGTGGTGCTCGGTGGGCCGTACGTCTCGATTTTCCCCGACCGTTGCCGCGAGCACGGCGATACGCTGGTGATCGGCGAGGCCGACGACCTGTGGCGCGAGGTGCTCGAAGATTTGCGTCGTGGCGCGCTCAAGCCGGAGTATCGGCAGGGGGCGTTTCCCGATCTCTCCGCACCGCGCCCGGTCGATAAATCCGCGCTCCAGATCAACCGCTACTTCACGACCAACGTCGTGCAGACCACGCGCGGTTGCCCCTACAGTTGCGATTTCTGCAACGTGCATGTCATGAACGGTCACAAGCTGCGCCACCGTCCGGTCGCGGAAGTGGTGCGCGAGGTGGAGCAATTTCTCAAGCAGGATCGCCGCATCTTCTTCTTCCTCGACGACACGGTCAATGCCGATGAGGCCTATGCTTCGGAGCTGTTCTCGAAGCTCATTCCGTTCAACATCAAATGGGTCGGCCAAGCTACCACGCTGCTTGGCGAGAATCCGAAGCTGCTCGACATTTTCGCCCGCTCCGGCTGCGGGGCGCTGCTGGTCGGCATCGAGAGCCTTGCCGACGAGAGCAACCGCGCGCACCACAAATTCCACAACCCCGCCGAGCGGCAGGTGCGCTGCATCCAGGAGATTCGCAAGGCAGGCATCTGCGTCTATGGCAGCTTCATCTACGGCCTCGACGGCGACACGCTCGCCATGCCGGAGCGGATCGACGCCTTCATCGATGAGGCGGGCGTTGACGTACCGGGCATCAACCTTTTGCGCCCGATTCCTGGCACTGGGGTGTTCGACCGTCTCGCTACCGAGGGACGGTTGCTGCACCCGAGTTACGACCACGACGCTTTCCGCTTTTCGTGGGGCCAGGAGATGCTCTACCTGCCCAAGCAGATGAGCCTCGACGAATTCATTCCAAGCTACACTGAGCTGACCTCGAAAGTTTTCACCCCGCGCCGGGCCATCGAGCGGGCCATGCGCGCCCCTACGCTACGCTCGGCAGTGCTGATGTTCAACATGCTCTACGTGCACATGTACGGGCTGTCGAGGAAGGACTTGCGGCGGCAGCTTGCCGAACTCAGCTCAGAGCACTGA